Proteins from a single region of Sporosarcina sp. P33:
- a CDS encoding ABC transporter permease — translation MRSYFINRLLSLIPVLFIVSVVIFMIIHLTPGDPAAMLLGEEATEQQIQDLREELGLDLPIIAQYGHWILNALQGDLGTSYFMKQPVIDAILSHLAPTVSVAIIAAFISLIISIPIGILAATRRGTNTDRTVMGISLLGMSVPSFLLGLFLILLFGVKLQWLPVAGYQPLSAGFVEHIKYLILPSIALGSMHAALIARMTRSSLLEVLNMNYIKTARSKGVSEYLVVMRHTLRNSFLPILTVIGQTLGALIAGAVVTETIFNIPGIGQLIINSVERRDYAVIQGVVLFVTCTYVFINLIIDLLYGVVDPRVRLNKK, via the coding sequence ATGAGATCATACTTCATCAATAGACTGCTATCTTTAATCCCTGTTTTATTTATAGTTTCTGTTGTCATTTTCATGATTATTCATTTGACACCGGGTGATCCGGCAGCGATGTTGCTGGGAGAAGAAGCTACTGAACAACAAATACAAGATTTACGTGAAGAACTTGGGTTAGATTTACCGATTATTGCGCAATACGGTCATTGGATCCTAAATGCGTTGCAGGGTGATTTAGGAACATCATATTTTATGAAGCAACCCGTAATCGATGCAATTTTGAGTCACTTAGCGCCGACCGTTTCGGTAGCTATTATTGCAGCATTCATCTCATTAATCATTTCTATTCCGATTGGTATCTTGGCTGCAACACGTAGAGGGACGAATACGGATCGTACAGTGATGGGCATTTCCTTACTCGGTATGAGTGTACCAAGTTTTTTACTTGGTTTATTTTTAATATTACTGTTCGGTGTTAAGCTGCAATGGTTGCCCGTCGCGGGATACCAGCCACTAAGCGCAGGATTTGTTGAACATATTAAATACTTAATCTTACCTTCTATAGCATTGGGCTCTATGCACGCGGCATTGATTGCCAGAATGACTCGTTCCAGTCTATTAGAAGTTCTGAATATGAACTATATTAAAACTGCAAGATCAAAAGGTGTAAGCGAATATTTAGTCGTAATGAGACACACATTACGTAACTCTTTCCTCCCTATACTAACCGTTATTGGGCAAACGTTAGGGGCGCTTATTGCCGGGGCTGTCGTAACCGAGACCATTTTTAACATTCCTGGTATTGGCCAGCTGATCATCAATTCCGTAGAACGCAGGGACTATGCAGTTATTCAAGGTGTAGTTCTGTTTGTTACATGTACTTATGTATTCATTAATTTAATTATTGATTTACTGTATGGTGTAGTAGATCCACGTGTTCGTTTGAACAAAAAGTAA
- a CDS encoding IS3 family transposase (programmed frameshift), with amino-acid sequence MGKNVYSSEVKWAVVKDKLSGELTTKEIMEKHGVKNKSQIETWMRWYRANEIYRFDQPIGKQYTFGHGPELSSEADKKERQMSHLKMENEILKKVHGDRKEIEKEIVLQIVEKLKKKYTITAILSALGVPRATYYRWRLEETDKSLSVEEEAIIELCKRTKYRNGHRKIKAFLKQEYNIELNRNTVQRLMQKHNLQCRIKPKRKWKSQGESIIIAPDLLKRNFTASEPNQKWVTDITYIQYGSTTKYLSTIMDLYNNEIVAYKLYDHQQTPLVIDTLKAALAARNHPTGVIIHSDQGSVYTSYAYQAYIKDNDLIGSMSRRGNCWDNAVIESFHSSLKSEEFQYVKFNSLRNNIVVERVIAYLNYYNEERIQEKLGYLTPIKYGVKAA; translated from the exons GTGGGCAAAAACGTATATTCAAGCGAAGTAAAATGGGCAGTTGTCAAAGATAAATTGAGTGGGGAATTAACAACTAAAGAAATTATGGAGAAGCACGGAGTCAAAAATAAATCCCAGATTGAAACCTGGATGAGATGGTATCGTGCAAATGAAATATATCGTTTTGATCAACCGATAGGTAAACAATATACCTTCGGTCATGGACCAGAACTTTCGAGTGAAGCGGACAAGAAAGAACGACAGATGTCTCATTTAAAAATGGAGAATGAGATTCTAA AAAAAGTACATGGAGATCGAAAGGAGATTGAGAAAGAAATAGTTCTTCAGATTGTGGAAAAACTAAAAAAGAAGTATACAATAACAGCCATTTTATCCGCATTAGGAGTACCACGAGCTACCTACTATAGGTGGCGTCTGGAGGAAACGGATAAGTCTCTTTCAGTGGAAGAGGAGGCTATTATAGAATTGTGTAAACGCACTAAATATCGGAATGGACATAGAAAAATCAAAGCATTTCTAAAGCAGGAATACAACATAGAATTGAATCGCAATACGGTTCAACGCCTCATGCAAAAGCATAACTTACAGTGTCGTATCAAGCCTAAACGAAAGTGGAAATCTCAAGGGGAAAGTATCATAATTGCCCCAGATCTTCTTAAACGTAATTTCACAGCTAGTGAACCGAATCAGAAGTGGGTAACCGACATCACCTATATCCAGTATGGTAGTACGACAAAATATCTTTCAACCATTATGGATTTATACAATAATGAAATTGTTGCTTACAAATTATACGACCATCAACAGACACCACTCGTAATTGACACATTAAAGGCGGCACTAGCTGCGAGAAACCACCCCACAGGAGTGATTATACATTCGGATCAAGGGAGTGTGTATACGTCATACGCGTATCAAGCCTATATCAAGGATAACGACCTGATCGGCAGCATGTCACGTCGAGGAAACTGTTGGGACAATGCGGTGATTGAATCATTTCATTCGAGTCTGAAATCTGAAGAATTTCAATACGTTAAATTTAATTCATTACGCAATAATATTGTAGTTGAACGAGTAATTGCCTATTTAAATTATTATAATGAAGAACGTATCCAAGAAAAATTAGGCTACCTGACACCGATAAAATATGGTGTCAAAGCAGCCTAA
- a CDS encoding ABC transporter substrate-binding protein, whose product MKRMGILLSAFVLLFVLAACGKDSGKTAEGKSEASDGGEVKVAMSAQPPTLDVQLTTSTDAIDVAINIYETLVAQNSKQQAEPMLAETIEKSDDGLTYTFELRKGVKFHNEKEMTSEDVVASMNRWLEKSSRAQLLLEGATFEATGDYTVEMKLQTPITDVLDIMAGRGQFPAIMPSEVIASAKEDGVTENIGTGPFKFVEWKQDQFIRLEKFDQYAAAEGESDGLIGDKTPHLDAIEFHIVTDSSTRLAGIQTGEYDIALNMPFDSYDQLMNTKNLNTFSSFDSGTINVAYNKKTGVMSNLAIRQAINEGIDANSIMLAAVGNEDLYKLDAGYMSPDNEDWATDAGSESYNQNDPEKAKQLLKEAGYNNEEWANLNF is encoded by the coding sequence ATGAAAAGAATGGGAATTTTATTGTCGGCATTTGTTTTATTATTTGTGCTAGCGGCGTGTGGAAAAGATAGCGGGAAAACAGCAGAAGGAAAATCAGAAGCGTCAGACGGCGGAGAAGTAAAAGTGGCAATGAGCGCACAACCGCCAACACTGGATGTTCAATTGACTACTTCAACAGATGCAATTGATGTTGCGATTAATATTTACGAAACACTTGTAGCGCAAAATAGTAAACAACAGGCAGAACCTATGTTGGCAGAGACAATAGAGAAAAGCGACGATGGACTTACGTATACATTTGAATTAAGAAAAGGTGTCAAGTTCCACAATGAAAAGGAAATGACATCTGAAGACGTCGTAGCTTCCATGAATAGATGGTTGGAAAAGTCATCCCGCGCGCAACTTCTTTTAGAAGGTGCAACGTTTGAAGCAACTGGTGATTACACTGTCGAAATGAAATTACAGACTCCTATAACAGATGTACTCGACATTATGGCTGGCCGTGGCCAATTCCCTGCTATCATGCCATCTGAAGTTATAGCCTCTGCAAAAGAAGACGGCGTAACAGAGAATATTGGTACAGGTCCATTTAAGTTTGTTGAGTGGAAGCAGGATCAGTTCATCCGCTTGGAGAAATTTGATCAATATGCAGCAGCAGAAGGAGAATCGGATGGTCTGATTGGAGATAAAACACCCCATCTTGACGCGATTGAATTCCATATCGTAACAGATTCTTCTACTCGACTTGCTGGTATTCAGACAGGTGAATACGATATCGCGTTAAATATGCCATTTGACAGTTATGATCAATTGATGAACACGAAGAACTTAAATACGTTCTCTTCTTTTGATAGCGGAACGATCAACGTTGCATATAACAAAAAGACTGGTGTAATGAGTAATCTAGCTATTCGACAGGCGATTAATGAAGGAATCGATGCTAACTCCATTATGCTTGCGGCAGTAGGAAATGAAGATTTATATAAACTGGATGCTGGCTATATGAGTCCCGATAACGAAGATTGGGCAACAGATGCGGGAAGCGAAAGCTACAATCAAAATGATCCGGAAAAAGCGAAACAACTGCTAAAAGAGGCAGGCTACAATAATGAGGAGTGGGCTAACCTAAATTTTTGA